From a region of the Hymenobacter jejuensis genome:
- a CDS encoding ABC-F family ATP-binding cassette domain-containing protein has product MISTSNVSLRYGKRILFEDVTIKFLPGNCYGLIGANGAGKSTFLKILSGEIEPNTGTVDLPAGQRLAVLKQNQFAYDEFPVLQTVIMGHQRLWGVMEEKDALYAKPDFSDADGERAAVLEGEFADLEGWNAEYEAAELLSGLGITEDKHYTLMSDLGGSEKVRVLLAQALFGNPDVLLLDEPTNNLDAESVLWLENFLDNFQNTVIVVSHDRHFLDAVCNYMADLDFSKITMYPGNYSFWYESSQLVLKQRQEANKKTEDKRKELEEFVRRFSANASKSKQATSRQKLLQKLTLEDIKPSSRKYPYIAFKPEREAGNQLLTVENLSKSVDGQTVFRNVSFSLDKKDKIAIVGRDDRAASLLFDILFEQAKPDTGEFKWGTTITPSYFPRENSEFFESDLNLVDWLRQYSAEKDESFIRGFLGRMLFSGEESLKKANVLSGGEKVRCMLSKIMMESGNVLVLDDPTNHLDLESIQALNNSLRDYTGTLIFSSHDLQFIETVANRIIELTPDGIIDRRMNYEEYLADDQIKTQRKRMYQLVS; this is encoded by the coding sequence ATGATCAGCACTTCCAACGTAAGCCTCCGCTACGGCAAGCGTATCTTGTTCGAAGACGTAACCATCAAATTTTTGCCGGGCAACTGCTACGGCCTGATCGGGGCCAACGGCGCCGGCAAATCGACCTTCCTGAAGATTCTTTCGGGCGAAATCGAGCCGAACACTGGCACCGTGGATTTGCCGGCCGGGCAGCGCTTGGCGGTGCTGAAGCAGAACCAGTTTGCCTACGATGAGTTTCCCGTTCTCCAAACCGTAATCATGGGCCACCAGCGCCTGTGGGGCGTGATGGAGGAAAAAGACGCCCTCTACGCCAAACCCGACTTTTCGGATGCCGACGGCGAGCGCGCTGCTGTGTTGGAGGGCGAATTTGCCGACTTGGAAGGCTGGAATGCCGAATACGAAGCCGCAGAACTGCTTAGTGGTCTGGGCATTACGGAAGACAAGCACTACACGCTTATGTCGGACTTGGGCGGCTCGGAAAAGGTGCGGGTGCTGCTGGCACAAGCCCTGTTTGGCAACCCCGACGTGCTGCTGCTCGACGAGCCAACCAACAACCTCGACGCCGAATCGGTGTTGTGGCTGGAAAACTTCCTCGACAATTTCCAGAACACGGTAATTGTAGTATCGCACGACCGCCACTTTCTCGACGCGGTGTGTAACTACATGGCCGACCTGGATTTCTCGAAAATCACGATGTATCCGGGCAACTACTCGTTCTGGTACGAAAGCTCGCAGCTGGTGCTCAAGCAGCGGCAGGAAGCCAACAAGAAAACCGAAGACAAGCGCAAGGAGCTCGAAGAGTTTGTGCGGCGCTTTTCGGCCAATGCTTCGAAAAGCAAGCAGGCTACCTCACGGCAGAAGCTGCTACAAAAGCTTACCCTAGAGGACATTAAGCCCTCGTCGCGCAAGTATCCCTACATCGCCTTCAAACCCGAGCGTGAAGCCGGCAACCAACTGCTGACCGTCGAGAATCTGTCGAAATCGGTGGACGGGCAGACCGTTTTCCGCAACGTTAGCTTCTCGCTGGATAAGAAGGACAAGATTGCCATTGTCGGCCGCGACGACCGGGCGGCCTCCCTCCTATTTGACATTCTGTTCGAGCAAGCCAAGCCCGACACCGGCGAATTCAAGTGGGGCACGACCATTACGCCGTCGTACTTCCCGAGGGAAAATAGCGAATTCTTCGAGTCTGACCTCAATTTGGTAGACTGGTTGCGGCAATATTCGGCCGAGAAGGACGAGAGTTTTATCCGGGGCTTTTTGGGCCGGATGCTGTTTTCGGGCGAAGAGTCTTTGAAGAAGGCGAACGTACTGAGCGGTGGGGAAAAAGTCCGCTGCATGCTCTCCAAGATTATGATGGAATCGGGCAACGTGCTTGTGCTCGACGACCCGACCAACCACCTCGATCTGGAAAGTATTCAGGCCCTCAACAACAGCCTGCGCGATTATACGGGCACACTCATCTTCTCTTCACACGACTTGCAGTTTATTGAAACGGTAGCCAACCGCATCATCGAACTCACGCCCGACGGCATCATCGACCGGCGCATGAACTACGAAGAATATCTGGCCGACGACCAAATCAAAACGCAGCGCAAGCGCATGTATCAACTTGTGTCTTAA
- a CDS encoding lmo0937 family membrane protein gives MGNLLYLIAVILVIIWAISFFGGFYTGGIIHVLLVIAIVAVLLRLIRGNAV, from the coding sequence ATGGGAAATCTGCTGTATCTTATTGCCGTCATTTTAGTAATCATTTGGGCTATTAGCTTCTTCGGCGGCTTCTACACCGGCGGAATCATTCACGTTCTGCTTGTTATAGCCATTGTAGCCGTATTGCTACGTCTGATTAGAGGCAACGCGGTGTAG
- a CDS encoding 3-hydroxybutyryl-CoA dehydrogenase, producing the protein MTNVAVIGSGTMGNGIAHVFAQHGFAVALIDINQPALDKALGTIGKNLDRQVAKGSLSEADKLATIGRITTFTSIADGVRKAELVVEAATENVDLKLQIFRDLDQHAPQEAILASNTSSISITKIAAVTKRTDKVIGMHFMNPVPVMKLVEVIRGYATSDPVTARIMEISRQLGKTPTEVNDYPGFVANRILMPMINEAIYSLFEGVAGVEEIDTVMKLGMAHPMGPLQLADFIGLDVCLAILRVLHDGLGNPKYAPCPLLVNMVMAGRLGSKSGEGFYSWTHGTKELVVAERFRK; encoded by the coding sequence ATGACCAACGTCGCCGTTATCGGCTCGGGTACTATGGGCAACGGCATTGCCCACGTGTTTGCTCAACACGGCTTTGCAGTTGCCCTCATCGACATCAACCAGCCCGCGCTGGACAAGGCCCTCGGCACCATCGGCAAAAACCTCGATCGGCAGGTAGCCAAAGGCAGCCTCAGCGAAGCCGACAAATTGGCTACCATCGGCCGCATCACCACGTTTACGTCCATTGCCGATGGCGTGCGCAAAGCAGAATTGGTAGTCGAAGCCGCCACGGAAAATGTAGATCTGAAGCTGCAAATCTTCCGCGACCTCGACCAGCACGCGCCACAGGAGGCGATTTTGGCATCCAACACGTCGTCTATTTCCATTACCAAAATTGCCGCCGTTACGAAGCGCACCGACAAGGTTATTGGCATGCACTTTATGAACCCGGTGCCGGTGATGAAGCTGGTAGAAGTGATCCGCGGCTACGCCACCTCCGACCCAGTGACGGCGCGCATCATGGAGATTTCGCGGCAACTGGGCAAAACGCCCACAGAAGTCAATGATTATCCGGGGTTTGTGGCCAACCGCATCCTGATGCCGATGATCAACGAGGCCATTTATAGCCTGTTTGAAGGCGTGGCCGGCGTGGAAGAAATTGACACGGTGATGAAGTTGGGAATGGCTCACCCCATGGGCCCGCTGCAACTGGCCGACTTTATCGGGCTAGACGTGTGCTTGGCCATCCTGCGCGTGCTGCACGACGGGTTGGGTAACCCCAAATACGCTCCTTGCCCGTTGCTGGTGAACATGGTCATGGCGGGCCGGCTGGGCAGTAAGTCGGGCGAAGGCTTTTACTCCTGGACGCACGGCACCAAGGAGTTGGTCGTGGCAGAACGGTTCAGGAAATAA
- the msrA gene encoding peptide-methionine (S)-S-oxide reductase MsrA, which translates to MEQATFGAGCFWCVEAVFQNLNGVEKVVSGYTGGRIANPTYKEVCSGLTGHNEVAQITFDPAVISFEELLEVFWKTHDPTSLNRQGNDVGTQYRSGIYYHNDEQRRIAEEYKQKLNDAHAFEKPIVTEILPLTAFYPAEDYHQNYFNQNGNQPYCQFVVKPKVDKVRQVFGEKLKATAKS; encoded by the coding sequence ATGGAACAAGCAACATTTGGGGCCGGCTGCTTTTGGTGCGTCGAGGCAGTTTTTCAGAACCTCAACGGCGTGGAGAAAGTAGTGTCGGGCTATACCGGCGGACGCATCGCCAACCCCACCTACAAGGAAGTATGCAGCGGCCTGACGGGCCACAACGAGGTCGCCCAGATCACGTTTGACCCGGCCGTCATCAGCTTTGAGGAGTTGTTGGAAGTGTTCTGGAAAACCCACGACCCTACCTCGCTCAACCGGCAAGGCAACGACGTGGGTACGCAGTACCGCTCCGGCATTTATTACCACAACGACGAGCAGCGCCGCATCGCCGAAGAGTACAAGCAAAAACTCAACGACGCGCACGCTTTCGAAAAGCCCATCGTAACGGAAATCCTGCCCCTAACGGCATTCTATCCGGCCGAGGACTATCATCAGAATTACTTCAACCAGAATGGCAACCAGCCTTATTGCCAGTTTGTGGTAAAACCCAAAGTCGACAAGGTGCGGCAGGTATTTGGCGAAAAGCTTAAAGCCACCGCCAAATCATAA